A window of the Streptomyces sp. JB150 genome harbors these coding sequences:
- a CDS encoding M56 family metallopeptidase, producing the protein MTVCLLLLSVLAVTAAVPVPRALTRAAWPEREPVVGLWVWQCLVATVLLCCLAALTLGAAAVFQTVRDQVFAPAPPAVTAAYDLSAAPPWATALTLLLACGAAWTTAMLARELAEARRRRGQARAHLRERAPDLPTGLPAARGPLLVLEDEYPDAWWLPGHPPQLVVTTGALHRLTDHQLDAVLTHERGHARARHDWLLHLSTALATGFPRIPLFAHFCDQTHRLVELAADDTASRRCGHLTTALALIELNQHRGVLSCASSHRLLGERVDRLLEPPPRLDRRRRALTTTAAALVPLLPLLITFAPGLTALS; encoded by the coding sequence ATGACCGTCTGCCTGCTCCTGCTGAGCGTCCTCGCCGTGACGGCCGCCGTGCCGGTCCCCCGCGCGCTGACCCGTGCCGCCTGGCCCGAACGGGAGCCGGTGGTCGGGCTGTGGGTGTGGCAGTGCCTGGTCGCCACCGTGCTGCTGTGCTGCCTGGCCGCGCTGACGCTCGGCGCGGCGGCCGTCTTCCAGACCGTCCGCGACCAGGTCTTCGCCCCGGCCCCGCCGGCCGTCACCGCCGCGTACGACCTGTCCGCCGCGCCGCCCTGGGCCACCGCGCTGACCCTGCTGCTGGCCTGCGGGGCCGCCTGGACCACCGCCATGCTCGCCCGTGAGCTGGCCGAGGCCCGGCGCAGGCGCGGCCAGGCCCGCGCCCATCTGCGCGAGCGCGCCCCCGATCTGCCGACCGGGCTGCCCGCCGCCCGCGGACCGCTGCTGGTCCTGGAGGACGAGTACCCGGACGCCTGGTGGCTGCCGGGCCACCCGCCGCAGCTGGTCGTCACCACCGGCGCCCTGCACCGCCTCACCGACCACCAGCTCGACGCCGTCCTCACCCATGAGCGCGGCCACGCCCGCGCCCGCCACGACTGGCTGCTGCACCTGTCCACCGCGCTGGCCACCGGATTCCCCCGTATCCCGCTGTTCGCGCACTTCTGCGACCAGACCCACCGCCTGGTCGAACTGGCCGCCGACGACACCGCCTCCCGGCGCTGCGGTCACCTCACCACCGCGCTCGCCCTGATCGAGCTGAACCAGCACCGCGGCGTGCTGTCCTGCGCCTCCAGCCACCGGCTGCTCGGCGAGCGCGTCGACCGCCTGCTGGAGCCGCCGCCCCGGCTGGACCGCCGCCGGCGGGCCCTGACCACGACGGCGGCGGCACTGGTGCCGCTGCTCCCCCTGCTGATCACCTTCGCACCGGGTCTGACGGCACTGAGCTGA
- the fahA gene encoding fumarylacetoacetase produces the protein MPPFDVPEGDPFGPHNLPYGVFSPAGSERRTVGVRLGDHVLDAGAAARALGSPYASLLDRPTLNPLLAAGRTTWSDVRRALTAWVTVPSHRETVAPLMHPLSSVTLHLPFEVADYVDFYASENHARNVGRMFRPDAPDSLTPNWKHLPIGYHGRSGTVVVSGTDIVRPAGQRKAPADPAPVFGPSVRLDIEAEVGFVVGTPSRMGSPVPLGDFREHVFGLCLLNDWSARDIQAWEYVPLGPFLGKSFATSVSAWITPLDALEEARVAPPERTHGLLPYLDDSGEEPGGYDLRISVAVNGHVVSEPPFSTMYWTAAQQLAHMTVNGASLRTGDLYGSGTVSGPEPAQRGSLLELTWNGRDPLELPDGKRTFLEDGDTVILTAWAPGPGGARVGLGEVTGTIVPA, from the coding sequence ATGCCCCCCTTCGATGTCCCCGAGGGCGACCCCTTCGGTCCGCACAACCTTCCGTACGGCGTGTTCTCGCCCGCCGGGTCCGAGCGGCGGACCGTCGGCGTCCGGCTCGGCGACCATGTGCTCGACGCGGGCGCGGCGGCCCGCGCGCTCGGCTCCCCGTACGCCTCGCTGCTCGACCGGCCCACGCTGAACCCGCTGCTCGCGGCCGGCCGCACCACCTGGTCGGACGTGCGGCGCGCGCTCACCGCCTGGGTGACCGTGCCGTCCCACCGGGAGACCGTCGCCCCGCTGATGCACCCCCTGTCGTCGGTGACCCTGCACCTGCCCTTCGAGGTCGCCGACTACGTCGACTTCTACGCCTCCGAGAACCACGCCCGCAACGTCGGCCGGATGTTCCGCCCGGACGCCCCCGACTCGCTCACCCCCAACTGGAAGCATCTGCCGATCGGCTACCACGGCCGCTCCGGCACGGTCGTGGTCTCCGGCACGGACATCGTCCGCCCGGCGGGCCAGCGCAAGGCGCCCGCCGACCCGGCGCCGGTCTTCGGACCGTCGGTCCGGCTGGACATCGAGGCCGAGGTCGGCTTCGTGGTCGGAACGCCGTCCCGGATGGGCAGCCCCGTCCCGCTGGGCGACTTCCGGGAGCACGTCTTCGGACTGTGCCTGCTCAACGACTGGTCCGCGCGGGACATCCAGGCCTGGGAGTACGTCCCCCTCGGGCCGTTCCTCGGCAAGTCCTTCGCAACCTCCGTCTCCGCGTGGATCACCCCGCTGGACGCCCTGGAGGAGGCGCGCGTGGCGCCGCCGGAGCGCACCCACGGGCTGCTGCCCTACCTGGACGACTCCGGCGAGGAGCCCGGCGGCTACGACCTGCGCATCTCCGTCGCGGTCAACGGCCACGTGGTCTCCGAGCCGCCCTTCTCCACCATGTACTGGACCGCGGCCCAGCAGCTCGCCCACATGACGGTGAACGGCGCCTCCCTGCGCACCGGCGACCTCTACGGCTCCGGCACGGTCAGCGGCCCCGAGCCCGCCCAGCGCGGGTCCCTGCTGGAGCTGACCTGGAACGGCCGCGACCCGCTCGAACTGCCCGACGGCAAGCGCACGTTCCTGGAGGACGGCGACACGGTCATCCTGACCGCCTGGGCACCGGGTCCGGGCGGCGCCCGGGTGGGTCTGGGCGAGGTGACCGGGACGATCGTGCCCGCCTGA
- a CDS encoding HAD family hydrolase encodes MAAPTAYAARTAYSLIATDLDGTLLRGDDTVSDRSRAALARVAAAGARHLVVTGRPAPRVRPLLEDLGCTGLAVCGQGAQLYDIDADRLLWSVTLDRELAETALGKIEAEAGQVYAAVDQDGVDGLTLIEPGYRMPHPTLPAVRVGRREDLWGEPISKVLLRHPTLSDDELATVARSVVGSLATVTMSGPGTVELQPCGITKATGLALAAGHLGLRPEDTLAFGDMPNDIPMFDWAAYGVAMANAHPELKAVADEVTLSNEDDGIAAVLERLFGATGGTGRLVSPAQPVRVARDALR; translated from the coding sequence ATGGCCGCACCCACCGCATATGCCGCGCGCACCGCGTACTCCCTCATCGCCACCGACCTCGACGGCACTCTGCTGCGCGGCGACGACACGGTCTCCGACCGGTCGCGCGCCGCGCTCGCGCGGGTCGCGGCGGCCGGCGCCCGGCATCTGGTGGTGACCGGCCGGCCGGCCCCGCGGGTGCGCCCGCTGCTGGAGGACCTGGGCTGCACGGGCCTCGCGGTGTGCGGGCAGGGGGCACAGCTGTACGACATCGACGCCGACCGGCTGCTGTGGTCGGTGACCCTCGACCGGGAACTGGCGGAGACCGCGCTCGGCAAGATCGAGGCCGAGGCGGGGCAGGTGTACGCGGCGGTCGACCAGGACGGGGTCGACGGGCTGACGCTGATCGAGCCGGGCTACCGGATGCCGCACCCCACTCTGCCCGCGGTGCGGGTCGGGCGGCGCGAGGACCTGTGGGGCGAGCCCATCAGCAAGGTGCTGCTGCGCCACCCCACCCTGTCGGACGACGAGTTGGCGACGGTGGCGCGTTCGGTGGTCGGCTCGCTGGCCACCGTGACGATGTCGGGACCGGGCACGGTCGAGCTCCAGCCGTGCGGCATCACCAAGGCGACCGGCCTCGCGCTGGCGGCCGGCCATCTAGGACTGCGGCCCGAGGACACCCTGGCCTTCGGCGACATGCCGAACGACATCCCCATGTTCGACTGGGCGGCGTACGGCGTCGCCATGGCCAACGCCCACCCGGAACTCAAGGCGGTGGCCGACGAGGTCACCCTGTCGAACGAGGACGACGGCATCGCCGCCGTCCTCGAACGGCTCTTCGGTGCGACGGGGGGCACCGGTCGCCTGGTGAGCCCGGCTCAGCCGGTGCGCGTCGCTCGGGACGCCCTCCGGTAA
- a CDS encoding transglycosylase SLT domain-containing protein — MPARVPAQALSTADQPVRSRRRTRLARALAAAGTGAAVLALPLIGATGAAAATPAAATAATAYPDNLDGWIRQAMSIMAQHGIPGSYDGIYRNIMRESSGNPNAINLWDSNAAKGTPSKGLLQVIDPTFAAYHVPGTAYDPYDPVANIVAACNYAADRYGSIDNVFGAY; from the coding sequence ATGCCCGCACGTGTGCCCGCTCAGGCCCTGTCCACCGCCGACCAGCCGGTCAGGAGCCGCCGACGCACCCGTCTCGCCCGCGCTCTCGCCGCCGCCGGCACCGGCGCGGCCGTACTCGCGCTGCCGCTGATCGGCGCGACCGGCGCCGCCGCGGCCACCCCGGCGGCGGCCACCGCCGCCACGGCGTACCCCGACAACCTCGACGGCTGGATCCGCCAGGCCATGTCGATCATGGCCCAGCACGGGATCCCCGGCAGCTACGACGGCATCTACCGCAACATCATGCGCGAGTCGTCCGGCAACCCGAACGCCATCAACCTCTGGGACTCCAACGCCGCCAAGGGCACGCCGTCCAAGGGCCTGCTCCAGGTCATCGACCCGACCTTCGCCGCGTACCACGTGCCCGGCACGGCCTACGACCCGTACGACCCGGTCGCGAACATCGTGGCGGCCTGCAACTACGCGGCCGACCGCTACGGTTCCATCGACAACGTCTTCGGGGCGTACTGA